The Nothobranchius furzeri strain GRZ-AD chromosome 6, NfurGRZ-RIMD1, whole genome shotgun sequence genome includes a region encoding these proteins:
- the b3gntl1 gene encoding queuosine-tRNA galactosyltransferase isoform X1, producing the protein MDPNPSKRLRTTDRGDGTGGGGEEEEERAVDVSIIMPVFNASCWLDECLQAVLHQDFLGSMELSVFDDASTDDSRTVVEGWRTRLEERGFSVVVSGHDSPQPRGVGYAKNKAVSQSRGQYLCFQDADDIMLPQRVRLQYEASLLHHNSLIGCRVQRQPEGSTERYTRWINSLTQDQLFTQVYTSHGPTVVMPTWFCSRRLFLTVRPFDEGGKGVPEDLLFFYQLLRQGCGLFRVDRCLLVYRYHEKATTHSVTEKTIWKLRVDFLQERVLSQWEKFTIWNAGKQGRMLYRSLNPINQKKVRCFCDVDENKIQKGFYTYEESKERPKPKIPVLHYRDATGPFVICVKLDMTGGILEENLNSLQLKEGADYYHFN; encoded by the exons ATGGACCCAAATCCATCGAAACGGCTCAGGACAACTGACCGTGGAGACGggacaggaggaggaggggaggaagaggaggagagagcCGTGGATGTG AGTATCATCATGCCAGTGTTTAATGCTTCATGTTGGCTGGATGAGTGTCTGCAGGCCGTGTTGCACCAAGATTTCCTCGGATCCATGGAGCTGTCGGTGTTTGATGATGCCAGCACT GATGACTCGAGAACGGTGGTGGAGGGTTGGAGGACGAGGCTGGAGGAGAGGGGGTTCTCGGTGGTGGTCTCTGGTCACGACTCCCCCCAACCCAGAGGAG TTGGGTATGCCAAGAATAAAGCTGTGTCTCAAAGCCGTGGACAATATTTATGCTTTCAGGATGCG gACGACATTATGTTGCCCCAGAGAGTTCGCCTCCAATATGAAGCATCTCTCCTCCATCACAACTCT CTGATTGGCTGCAGAGTTCAGAGGCAGCCAGAGGGATCTACAGAGCGATACACCCGCTGGATTAACTCACTGACTCAGGATCAGCTCTTCACACAG GTGTACACCTCACACGGACCCACGGTTGTCATGCCAACATGGTTCTGCTCCAGGAGATTGTTCCTGACGGTCAGACCATTCGATGAAGGAGGCAAG GGAGTCCCGGAGGATCTCCTCTTCTTCTACCAACTCCTCCGTCAAGGATGTGGTCTGTTCAGGGTCGACCGGTGCCTGCTGGTGTATCGTTACCATGAGAAAGCCACCACTCATTCTGTAACAGA aaAGACGATTTGGAAGCTACGCGTCGACTTCCTACAGGAGAGAGTTCTCAGCCAATGGGAGAAGTTCACCATATGGAACGCCGGGAAACAGGGCCGGATGCTGTACCGAAGCCTGAACCCGATAAATCAGAAGAAA GTCAGGTGTTTCTGTGACGTggatgaaaacaagatccagaaaGGTTTCTACACATATGAGGAATCCAAG gagagACCAAAACCTAAAATCCCAGTTCTGCACTACagagacgccaccggtcccttcgttATCTGTGTTAAGCTG GACATGACGGGGGGCATTCTGGAGGAAAACCTCAACTCTTTGCAGCTGAAGGAAGGAGCAGATTATTACCATTTCAACTGA
- the b3gntl1 gene encoding queuosine-tRNA galactosyltransferase isoform X2 codes for MLPQRVRLQYEASLLHHNSLIGCRVQRQPEGSTERYTRWINSLTQDQLFTQVYTSHGPTVVMPTWFCSRRLFLTVRPFDEGGKGVPEDLLFFYQLLRQGCGLFRVDRCLLVYRYHEKATTHSVTEKTIWKLRVDFLQERVLSQWEKFTIWNAGKQGRMLYRSLNPINQKKVRCFCDVDENKIQKGFYTYEESKERPKPKIPVLHYRDATGPFVICVKLDMTGGILEENLNSLQLKEGADYYHFN; via the exons ATGTTGCCCCAGAGAGTTCGCCTCCAATATGAAGCATCTCTCCTCCATCACAACTCT CTGATTGGCTGCAGAGTTCAGAGGCAGCCAGAGGGATCTACAGAGCGATACACCCGCTGGATTAACTCACTGACTCAGGATCAGCTCTTCACACAG GTGTACACCTCACACGGACCCACGGTTGTCATGCCAACATGGTTCTGCTCCAGGAGATTGTTCCTGACGGTCAGACCATTCGATGAAGGAGGCAAG GGAGTCCCGGAGGATCTCCTCTTCTTCTACCAACTCCTCCGTCAAGGATGTGGTCTGTTCAGGGTCGACCGGTGCCTGCTGGTGTATCGTTACCATGAGAAAGCCACCACTCATTCTGTAACAGA aaAGACGATTTGGAAGCTACGCGTCGACTTCCTACAGGAGAGAGTTCTCAGCCAATGGGAGAAGTTCACCATATGGAACGCCGGGAAACAGGGCCGGATGCTGTACCGAAGCCTGAACCCGATAAATCAGAAGAAA GTCAGGTGTTTCTGTGACGTggatgaaaacaagatccagaaaGGTTTCTACACATATGAGGAATCCAAG gagagACCAAAACCTAAAATCCCAGTTCTGCACTACagagacgccaccggtcccttcgttATCTGTGTTAAGCTG GACATGACGGGGGGCATTCTGGAGGAAAACCTCAACTCTTTGCAGCTGAAGGAAGGAGCAGATTATTACCATTTCAACTGA
- the b3gntl1 gene encoding queuosine-tRNA galactosyltransferase isoform X3, which yields MPTWFCSRRLFLTVRPFDEGGKGVPEDLLFFYQLLRQGCGLFRVDRCLLVYRYHEKATTHSVTEKTIWKLRVDFLQERVLSQWEKFTIWNAGKQGRMLYRSLNPINQKKVRCFCDVDENKIQKGFYTYEESKERPKPKIPVLHYRDATGPFVICVKLDMTGGILEENLNSLQLKEGADYYHFN from the exons ATGCCAACATGGTTCTGCTCCAGGAGATTGTTCCTGACGGTCAGACCATTCGATGAAGGAGGCAAG GGAGTCCCGGAGGATCTCCTCTTCTTCTACCAACTCCTCCGTCAAGGATGTGGTCTGTTCAGGGTCGACCGGTGCCTGCTGGTGTATCGTTACCATGAGAAAGCCACCACTCATTCTGTAACAGA aaAGACGATTTGGAAGCTACGCGTCGACTTCCTACAGGAGAGAGTTCTCAGCCAATGGGAGAAGTTCACCATATGGAACGCCGGGAAACAGGGCCGGATGCTGTACCGAAGCCTGAACCCGATAAATCAGAAGAAA GTCAGGTGTTTCTGTGACGTggatgaaaacaagatccagaaaGGTTTCTACACATATGAGGAATCCAAG gagagACCAAAACCTAAAATCCCAGTTCTGCACTACagagacgccaccggtcccttcgttATCTGTGTTAAGCTG GACATGACGGGGGGCATTCTGGAGGAAAACCTCAACTCTTTGCAGCTGAAGGAAGGAGCAGATTATTACCATTTCAACTGA